The genomic region TTTCTAGCCATATTATGCCTCGATTATATGTATGCATAAATGATTGATTTCCTATTGCAGTTTGAGCCAGAAAGGTTGAGCGTACAAATTGTAGCCCGCATATTGATCAAGGTCAGAGAACAACTAATGGTTATAACAGTTTTTTGAATACCACCTTTTGTTGGTTCATTCTCAACCTCCACACATGTTGTTTTGATGACAGGCTCTCATGGCAATGCCAGCCCCTGACTTCAGCCTATGCTTGTTCTTAATTCCTGAACACGTGGTATGAGAAATTTGTCCTGCTTCCCTGCTTCTGTGTAATCTATCTTTTATCGTCCCCTTTATATTTGTTATTTTCTCAAGCAAATGCTATTAAACATGCATCTTAGGAGTGTCTAAAAATTAAAGTGTCGATTTAGATGTGAATGTTAATTGATCGTTTTGTCATCGTCGATGATTGTTACTTTGGCCTTGGAGCATGTCATATCTGTATTCCTGGAGATGCACACTATAATAATTACTTGCGGATTTCTAGTTGATGGAATAAGCATATTTTTATTTAGTATAAGCTCATTTGCAGATCAATGGCATAATTTTAAGGAATGTGCATTTTGATTTGAAGGAAGTATCCCTTCTGGTCACTGAAACGTCTTAATATTgcacaatacaaattagttgtacATATGTATAAGATGTGAGATGTTTGTATTTGTGACCTTTTAGTTGTGCATCTTTTAAAATATTCTGAACTGTTCTGCTGTTACGTGGTGTTGACTTTTATGCGCTTTACTATAGCAAATGGAGGAGCAGTTCAAGACGTTGATAGTTCTGTCTCACTACCTGGAGGTACACACTTTCTCTGCAGAACTGAGTAATCTATGGATGCCTATGAACTAGCCTGTATTGAGTATTGACTGCTAACCTTGATTAATCCGCTTACAGACTGGTAGGTTCCGCCAGTTTTGGGATGAGGCATCAAAGAGCCGTAACATACTGGATGTTGTACCAGGTATACATCTTGAGACATTGGAGCTTCGTTGGCAGTACTAGTGCTTGTTGGTAGGCATTGGCAGTACGAGTGCTTGTGAATGAATGTTAGTTCCCACATAGGATTCCTGAGTTTTGAACCATGTCCTTGTTATCAGACTTGTGTGATTTACACAAGTGCAGATTTTCTGGTTTACTGTATTTGCTAAAGAAGCTTAGTTTCTGCAGAGCCCCCCTTTTCATTAGCCTTTTTGTTTTCAGTATGCATTTACATGGCATATTTATTTCAAATAGCTGACTAGGTGTCTTATATTAACTTCAACATCtcctatttttatttctttcactTGAAAAGGCTAGAATTTTTAAAATCCAAACTGGAAACCGCTACAGAGTTCTTTGTCTTTTAATTAAAAGTGAAGTGTTAATGACATAGCGAGTTTTTTTGGCAGGTTTTGAGCAGGCAATCCAAAGCTATGCGATTCATGTGCTTTCCTTGACATACCAGAAAGTTCCCAGGCCAGTTCTAGCCGAGGTAAGACATGTATCCTTATTATGCTGTGTAGGCTTTCGTTATGAGCTCATGTCAATTCAAGGATTATTATATTAGATGATAGCTGCAAGTATtatttataccagcctaaggcatcATCATCAGCCAAATAATGCTGTTTATCCAATTGGGTTTACTGTCTGCATACATGGATTGTTTCTTTGCTGATGTGCCTGCCACTTATTTTTCCAGGCCATCAACATTGAAGGGCTTGCATTGGACAAGTTTATGGAGTATCATGCTGCAAACTCAGGATGGGTCATTGAGAAGGGTGCACGCTCCCAACTGATTGTCCTTCCGCGCAACGAGTTCAATCACCCCGAACTCAAGAAGAACACAGCCGACACTGTTCCGTTCGAGCACGTGACTCGCATATTCCCCATCCTGAGCTGATCCAGCAACCATGATCAGATTGACATCAAGTACTTTGTCGTCTCGGCTGCACCCAGACCCACCGAGGGGGTTTAATAGAACTTGAGCCAGTGAAGAAGCTAGTCTTGGAAATTGTATTCTCTCTTGTATGGTGTACCGCATTTTGACACACTCAGAGTATCGGATGCGCCTGTTTTAGCTAAATGAGTACCAGATTATGTTTTCTTACGCATTTCTGCCTAATGTTGCAATTGCCTGACGTTTCATGAGTGCATCTTTCCTGTCGAATGTTGCAATTGACTGAAACTTCATGAGTGCATTTTTTTTGCTCATCTACTATGTATTTTGCTAGGGATGCAAAGCGGCGCCCGGATCCGTCCTGCTTCGTATACAAAattaaaattagttgtagcttttgtTTGATAGAGTTAGTTTATTTTGTACTAGCTGATTGATTTCGTGGGGCTAAGCGGGATGCCAGCTTGCATCCCTATATTTTGCTCCCCAGCACAAATTTATCTTCCACAGCATGCTTGCTGGAATCTAACGAAGATATGCAAATGCTATGGATGTGTTCCCTTGTTAATCTATTGATCGAACTTTTCAGTCCAATGTAGTCGAAAATGCTGTCACTGAATTATTATAAAAAGTATAGTAAAAGATTATATTCTCACTGTCAGATATGCATTTTTCGACCGTGTCACCTACAAAAATTTGACACGTATACTTGTCACTGACAAAAAGACTCTGAAAATTCATCTGGATTTTAAAAAAAGAATAGCCAAAAAAGGAAATTCGTCTTTTAAGACGAAAAAAAAAGTAAATTCGTGAGAGAAGGAGAAAGCAGGCCATATGTATGGTCACCTGGGCCGGTCCAT from Triticum aestivum cultivar Chinese Spring chromosome 4A, IWGSC CS RefSeq v2.1, whole genome shotgun sequence harbors:
- the LOC123084697 gene encoding eukaryotic translation initiation factor 3 subunit K; protein product: MANEQPAETYTVEELVAVNPYNPDILNDLEVFVNEQVSSKTYNLDANLSLLRLYQFEPERLSVQIVARILIKALMAMPAPDFSLCLFLIPEHVQMEEQFKTLIVLSHYLETGRFRQFWDEASKSRNILDVVPGFEQAIQSYAIHVLSLTYQKVPRPVLAEAINIEGLALDKFMEYHAANSGWVIEKGARSQLIVLPRNEFNHPELKKNTADTVPFEHVTRIFPILS